ACGTAGCGTCACGTTTGTGATCGACCCCAGTGCGGATCGCGCCGTGTTCCGGCAGCTCGCAGACCTGCTGCGAGACCGGATCGCGGCCGGTGATCTGGCACCCGGGGCGTCGTTGCCCAGCGAGTTGCGGTTGGCTCAGGAGTACGGGCTGAGTCGAACGAGTGTCCGACAGGCGATAGCGCTACTTCGGTCGGAAGGGCTCGTGATCGTGAAACCGCCGCGCGGCACGTTCGTCCGTGCCGTCGAGCCGACCGAAACGGTGCGCCTCCGCAA
This DNA window, taken from Micromonospora sp. FIMYZ51, encodes the following:
- a CDS encoding winged helix-turn-helix domain-containing protein — translated: MFRQLADLLRDRIAAGDLAPGASLPSELRLAQEYGLSRTSVRQAIALLRSEGLVIVKPPRGTFVRAVEPTETVRLRKGDTATARMPTPAERRELETGEGIPVIVIFRADGSREVYAADRIRVGP